CCGACTCGAACGGGATTCTCTGGCGGACTCGGCGCCTTCCGCAGGTTGCGACCGGCGAGTACGTCTGTTCGGTCGGGACGAACGTGGACACCTACTAGACCACTTAGTTTCCACTTTTTACTGCGTCGGGTTCGAGTCCCGCCTCCGGCGCGCTCGAACCTCTCCTTGCAAAAACTTGGGGAAAAACGACCTGCTGACTCAGCCTTCGGCTTCGTCAGCAGTGAAACGCCGCCTCCGGCGGCGTATGCTGGTCCTGATGCCGCCAGCAGAACACGCCGCTTAAACGCGCCAGCCACGTACGACGGGCCAATGAGTCGATCGGGCGAGTTCTGTCCCCGCTGTGGCGACCCCATCGAGCGCGAGTCCGGGGTCGAGTTACCGGACAGCCCCGGCCAGCGCGACCCCGACAGCGTGCTCTGTGACGCCTGCTACTTCGACGAGTTCGACCTCGTGGACGCGCCCGACCGGGTTCACATCCGCGTCTGTGCCCGCTGTGGGGCAGTCCACCGCGGGAATCGCTGGGTCGACGTCGGAGCCGAAGACTACACCGACATCGCGGTCGAGGCCGTCTCGGAGGCCCTCGGAGTGCACGTCGACGCCGAGAGCGTCTCCTGGCAGGTCGCCCCCGAACAGGTCGACGCCACGACGATCCGGATGCACTGCCAGTTCTCGGGCGTGATCCGCGAGACGCCGGTCACCGAGGAGGTCGTCGTGCCCGTCAAGATCGCCAAGGAAACCTGCAAGCGCTGCGGGAAGATCGCCGGCGGCTCGTTCGCGAGTATCGTCCAGATCCGCGCCGACGAGCGCACGCCCACGAGCGATGAACTCGAACGCGCCCAGGCGATCGCCGAGGCCTACGTCGCCGAACGCGAGGAGACCGGTGATCGGGACGCCTTCATCACCGAGGTCGGCGAAGTCGAGGAGGGCCTGAACATGAAAATTTCGACCAACAAACTCGGCCAGGGGATCGCCCAGCACGTCGTCCGCGAACTCGGCGGCTCGTTTTCGGACTCCGAGCGGCTGATCTCCGAGGACAGCGACGGCAACGAACTCTACCGGGTGACGTACGCCGTCCGCCTGCCCAGATACCGCTCGGGCGAGATCATCGACCCCGAAGACGGCGACGGTCCGGTGCTCGTCAAGAGCGTTCAGGGGAATCTCAAGGGGCTTCGACTGGCCTCGGGCGAGCAGTACGAGGCCTCCTTCGAGGACGAGGACGCGCCTGATGCCGAGCGCCTGGGGATGGTCGAGGATGGCGTCGAGACGACGCTCGTCGCGGTCGAGGACGACCACGCCGTCCAGGTGCTCGATCCCGAGACCTACGAGACGAAGTCGATCCCCCGACCGGACTACCTCGATACCGAGGCCGATCAAATTCCGGTGCTGAAGAGTCGTGCTGGACTGCACGTGCTCCCAGCTGACGACTCGACGGTCTGAGTCGGGCCCGAATCGACCCGCCATGATTTAGTACTGAGCCGATCGTTCTGGTACTATGGCAGAGAATCCGATAGAACAGGGCCTGCTCACGCGGACGATCTTCGGTCTCGTCATTATCTTCCTCATCTCTCTCGGTGGCGGGACTGTCGCGACCGTGTTCCTGGAGTGGGACGTCCCGTACGGTGCGTGGATCGGCGTCGTGGTCGGCGGTGGGCTGGTTCTGATCGCGTTTGTGATACTGTACAATCGATACGATGCCCAGTTCGAGAGCCAGTAGTGCCGTATCGAAACCGTTTCTCTCTGTGATCCCGTTGGACCGATAATGAACGACGACCGGCTGGCGATCGTCGTCGCCAAGCCCCGCGCTCAGGACGTCATCGACGCCCTGCAGGAGGAGGGCGTCTACGACGCCGACCGCAGCGTCGCCGAACACGGCGCGGACGCCGTCGCGATCCCTGTGACGGAAGCGCCCGAGACCGTCGCTTACCGCGAGGTCGTCCAGCAGGTCGGCCAGCCCCGCCTCCGCACGCTCGAAGACCACCTTCGAGAGCGGGGCTGGACCGACGAGGAACTCGACACTGCACCCGGGTCCTGGGCGGTCATCGGCTCTGTGGTTCTGGTCGACATCGGCGACGCACCCCGACCCGAGGAGGTCGGCGCGGCCCTCCTCACGATGCACGGCGAGGCCGACACGGTGCTGGCTCGCGGCCCCATCTCGGGCACCCACCGTGAACCCGACGTCGAGGTCTTGGCTGGGGAGGGCGACACCCAGACTGTGCACCGCGAGCACGGGATCGCGTACGGACTCGACCTCGCCGAGGTCATGTTCTCGCCGGGCAACAAGGCCGAGCGCAAACACATGGGCGACACAGTACGGAAGGGTGAGCGCGTCCTCGACATGTTCGCGGGAATCGGCTACTTCACGCTCCCGATGGCCGCCGCGGGCGCGGAGGCGATCGCCATCGAGCGCAATCCGACAGCGTTCCAGTTTCTGCTCGAAAACGCGATGCGAAACGGGGTTCAGGACCACGTGCAGGCGTACCGCGCGGACAACCGCGACGTCCTCGCGGAGGGGCTCGACTCGTTCGGCGAGGCTTCGACTGTGGATCGGATCGTCATGGGCTACTACGACGCGACGGAACCGGACGACGAGGGCGGCTACACCTATCTCGATCCCGCCATCGACGCGCTCGCACCCGGCGGGATCATCCACGTTCACGAGGCGACGCCCGAGACTCTCGTTTTCGAGCGCCCGATCGAACGGATCGAGGCGGCCGCTACGGCCCAGGACCGAACTGTGGAGGTTCTCGATACCCGCCGCGTCAAAGGCTACAGCGAGGGCGTCGCCCACGTCGTCGTAGACGCTCGACTGGAGTGACACTGAGCGCGAGGCTTCGTGTCGTCGCGAAAAACCTAATTGTGCTGCTCTCGGACTGCCCGTATGGACCGTCAACAGATCGTCGCGATCGTTCTGGTCGTGCTCATGCTCGGCTCGTCGATCGCGTACGCCGTGACCCTGATCTGACACTGCTCGACGAACTCGGGCTGGTTTCGAGTTCCGATTCATCTCGGATCGGAATTATCGTCCTCCGGTTCGCGACTCCACTCCCGTCTGACCAGAATCCGGCCTTCTTCGACGCGATCCTCGAACAGCGATCGATCCTCCTCCCTCAGAACAGTCCAGCGACGCCGCTGAGGACGGCTCCAAGCCCGAACAGCCCGACGATCGCTCCGACGCCGAGCGCGAGCTTCTGCCAGCGCGTCCACCGGAACAGTTCCGACTCCGAGAGCGTCGAGACGACGAACAGCCCGTCACCTTCGGGTGGCTGGATCACGCCGTCCGACGGTCCCGTGACCGTTCCGCCCTCGGCCGTCGGGTGCACGTCGCCGAGGACGTACACCGAGTCGCCGTCCTGAACCGTCCCCTCGTAATAGCGCCGGTCGCCGTCCTTGTTGCCCATATCGACACCGACCGACTGGTCGAACTGCGGCCGGAGATTCGGCTGCTGGACGACGAAGTCCTCGATGTGATCCGGCGTCGACTTGATCGCACGTGCCACCCGGAACTTCCCGTATCCATAGTACCCGATTCCACCCCCGATCAGGAGCAGCACACCACCGATAACGATACTTGCAACAGACACGCCTGTGAGCATTCGGTCCCCGGACGTGAACGTTTCTGTTCGCTACTCCGTGTCCCAGACGTCGGCCATCGGGCTCCGTTTCGAGCGACTTCCCGACCGTGACGAGCCACCCGAACTGGAGGATTGCGATCGCGTCCGCGACTGCCCGCGTGAGCGTCGCGACCGCGTGCTCGTCCCGGCCGTCGCTGCACCGGGATCGAACTGGGGGAGATCCGGGGCCGTCATGCGGTCGACCTGCTCGGCGAACCACTCGGGCATGTCCGTTCGAGCGCGCTCGAACAGGTCCAGCAGCGAGTCGTCCCCGAGGTATGTCGCCCCGTAGTCGTCGGGCGCACGAACGACCCGTCCACAGGCCTGGATCACGGTTCTGAGGGCCGAGCGGTAGTACCAGCCCCACTGGCCGTCTTCCAGTCGCCGGGCGACTCTTGAATCCCGGGTGTTCGGATAGGGGGCCTTGCAGAGCAGTTGCCAGCGACAGAGATCACCCTCCAGGTCCAGGGCTTCTTCCATCTTCACCGAGAGGAAGACGTCGGGGTCGTCGCTGCGCTGCCAGGCCGCCAGTTGCCCGTCCCGGTCTTCTTTCTCGTGGCTTCGAATCCGTGAGCCGACACCGAACTCCGACAGCAGGCGCGCCAGTTCGTCTTTGATCGCGTAGGAGTGGCAGTGCACCAGCCCTTTCTCGTCGGGGTGGTGGGCCATGATCCGCACCAGAACACGAGCGATCTTCGGCAGCGTCTCCTCGCGGTGTTCGTAGGTCATCTTTCCCTGGGTGACGTCGTACAGCGGCCGGTTCTCGACGGGGAAGGTGTGGGGAACGTCCACCAGCGCAACGCGTTCGGGATCGAGCCCGACGTTCCGGCAGAAAGCGTCCTTGTTGAGGATCGTGGCAGAGAGGAGTGCGAATTTGTTGCCACGATCCCAGACAGTATGGCCCAGGAAGCGCTCGGGGTCGAGTGGTTTGATCGTTACTGACGATCCTTCGCCGTCGGGCTGGTCGACGACCCACGTCGTCGCGGCCTCGGGGTCGCGATACTCCTCGCGGAACCACTTCAGGTCCGACCGCAACTGCTGGAGGCGGTCGCGTTCTGCGGCCTCTTCGGGGTCGATCTCGGCGTTGCCTCTGAGTTCGGAGAGCCGGCGGTCGGCAGCTTGAATCAACCCTTGCGCGTAGGCGGCGGCGTCCTCCAGATCCTCGACGTTCGGGGGTTTGCGGGCGTCCCACACGGGAACGGTATCGGGTCGCAGGTCGATGGTGGCGTACATCTCGGCCCACTCGCCCAGACCGTGGGCCTCGTCGATGACGACGACGTCGCGGGTGCCGAAGACATCGCTGCCGGCGGTCTGCATGAAATAGGCGAGGGTCATCGCCGCGATCCGGCGGTTGGCCGCGATCGCCCTGTCAGAAAAGTACGGACAGCGGTGCTTGACCTGACAGTCGAACTCCCGCTCGCGGACGCAGGGTGCCTGGTCGACGGGAGTGTCGGTCTCTCCCGGCAGAATACAGTCGTAGTTGTTCTTCCCGCGGATGATCGACAGATCGTCGAGCAGCGAATCGGAGGCCACGTCGTCCAGTTGCGAGACCTGCGGCGTCGTGTAGAAGGCGTCGATCGGCTGGCTCGCGGAGGCCTGACTGCCCTCACGAGCACAGCCGGCGATGGCCCGCGCCAGGAGGGACTTGCCGCTGCCGGTCGGTGCGCGAACGAGGACGACGTCGTTGCCGGCCTCGAACGCCGCGCGGATGTCCGACAGGGCCTGTTTCTGGGCTCCGCGGTATTCGGGCGCAGGGAAGGCTTCCTCGATACGAGACGGGTCCACACTCAAGTGGGAGAGCGGGGCCGCCCTAAACGTAGCGGTCGTCGGCGTAACAGTTTTATTCCTACTCCGGGCTGCTTCTTGTATGGCAGAACGACGCGTAACGAGGCGGACAGCACTCAAGACTGGGGCCGGAGCAGGCCTTCTCACGGCACTGACTGGCTGTCTGGACAGTGGGTCGAGCAGCGACAACGGCGACGGCCCGAGTGGTGGTGGCGGCGGCAGCGTAGACGTCGTCCCGTCGAACGCGAGCGCGGTCGTCTCTCTCGACACCGGGGCGTTGCTCGACGGCGAACTCGTCCGCCGGAGCTTCGACCGGGCACTGGAACTCGTCCAGCAGCAGCGCTCGGCCGAGCTCCCGATCGAGAGTTACGAGCAGGCGCTCTCGATGGCCGAGTCGGAGATCGGCCTCGATCCCAGGGGTCTGCAGTGGGCGCAGTTCTTCTCGGATCCGTCTGGATCGACTGCCGGACTGCTCTTCGAGGCCGACTGGAGCGAGGAGGAGATCGTTACGGCTGTCGAGAGTGAGGGGCCCACGCTCACCAGTCGCTCCGAGAGCGGTCATACGATCTACGCCGACGAGGAGGGGAGCGAGGGGATGGTCGCGCTCGCCGACGGCCGCTTCCTGCTGGCCGAGAGCGCGACGATCGACTCGGTCCTTGCGGTCCTCGCAGGTGACGCCGAGCCAGTCAGCGGGGCGCTCGCGGACGCCTACGCCGACACCGCTGGGATGATGCGTTTTGCGGCTGACGTCAGTGACGCCGATCTCGGTGGGGACGAGCAGCTGTCCGCGGTCGACGACGCAACGATGGTTTCGGGCTCGCTCACCGCCAGCGGTGACACGCGAACGTTTCGGATGGACGTGTCGATGGCCGACTCGGATTCGGCCGCCCGGATGGCCGAGCAGGCCAACGCCGCGCTCACGCTCGCCGAAGGGCAGCTCGACCAGTACCCGGAAGTCGAGCAGTACATCGAGAACCCAGAGCAGCACCTCGATGCAGTCGGGGTTACACAGTCGGGCTCGACCGTGACGGTCACCTACGGCGGGAGCGTCGACCTGGTCGCCGAAGGTGGGATGCTCATCCTCGCGGCCGTCGTCGGCTCGTTCGTGCTGGGGATTGGCGAGAGCACTGCGCCCGTCGCTCCGCAAGCGTCGTTCAACTGGGACTACGACGGCGAGTCCGTGACCATTACTCACCAGGCTGGCGACGTGATCGACGGTCCGAATCTCTACGTCCGCGGATCCACCGGGAACGGAACCATCGACAGGTCGTGGGCAGCGTACGGCGTGACCGAGGTCTCCGCGGGGACGAGCGTTACCGTCGAGGACGTTTCCGACGCGTACGAACTCATGCTCGTCTGGGTCGGTGATAGCGATGGGAATTCTGCAGTTCTCTCCGAGAACCTGGGCCCCGACGCCTGATAGTGATTATTGTAGGTCTGTTCCGGATCGATCGCCCGACAGCGGACGGTCGTACCGGTAAATCGTTACAATAATCACTACGACCACTACTCGACTGTCAGTGCTTCGACGTCCGCGGCGGTCGCCTCGCGGTCGTCGGGCAGTCGCTCGACGCAGTCGAAACAGAGGAAGTGCTCGCTGCCGTCGGCCAGTTCGAGGTCGACGCCCCCGCTGGAGCCGCCGGCTTGACTCCAGAAGTCGCTGATTCCGCCGGCAATACGGGTCCGCTCGTCACAGCCGTCACAGCGCTGTGTCGACATTCGGACGTGCTTGGCGCTGGGAGTGGAAAAGTCTTCTTCGCGGGTAGTGTTGCCACTCACGAACTCGGGCCGAGACCGAATTCCCGTCAGGACGATTTGATCTCTTCGAACTGATCGAGGAGGTCCTCAGTCGACTCGCCGCTGTCGTACTCGACTTTGCCGTGGTAGGTCGTCCGCTCGTCGTCGAAACTCGCGTCGACCTCGCTGTTTTTCCGCTCACGGCGTTCGTATTCGTCTTCGTCGAATGCACCCATCGACATAGTGTACCACACTCACGCTTGTTCGTTCTCATTTATGAATGTAACGCCCACTCATGGCTATTGTTGGCACACCACTGCCGATGCCACGAAATTTATACGGGTCAGCGCCCAACCCCCGGTACAATGAGACATCCAGGCCTGAAACTCCGAATGGCGGTCGTCGGATCGATCCTGTTCGGATTCTACGCCCTCGTTGCAGGGTTGCTCTACCTGACCTTCGGTGGGACGATGACCGTTCTCGCGGCCGTCCTGGTGGGCAGCGTCCTGCTGATCGGTGCACAGTACAAGATCGGCAAGTGGGGCGCCCTCAAGAGTGTCGGGGCACAGGACATGCCGGAAGACGACCCGCGCTTCCGTGAGATCCACCGGACCGTCGAGGAGCTGAGCGACGAGATGGGGATCGACAAGCCCCGGCTGATGATCGCGGACATGGGCGTCCCCAACGCCTTCGCCGTCGGTCGAAAGGGTGCCGGCGTCGTCGTCGTCTCCTCACAGCTCATCCAGTTGCTCGACAAAGAGGAACTCGACGGCGTGATCGCCCACGAACTGGCCCACATCAAGAACCGCGACGTCGTGATGATGGTCATCGGCCAGGGGATCGCGACGATCGTCGGCCTCGTGGCGCAGTTCGCCGTGATGTTCGCCGGCGACAACGACATCGCCGACCTCTTCCTCGGTATGATCGTCGGGAACATAGTTCAGTTCCTCGTCATGTTGTTCGTGCTGGCGATCTCGCGCTACCGCGAGTACGTCGCCGACAGTGACGCTGCCGGTGCGATCGGCCAGGGCGACCCGCTCGCCCGCGCGCTCGAGAAGATCAGCAACACCGACCACAGCCGGAGCAAGGTCAGTGAGGAGGCCAGCGCGCTGTGTATCTTCGGCGAATCGAAGAGCTTCCTCTCGAAGATCGTCTCGACGCACCCGCCGACCGAAAAGCGGATCGAGAAACTCCGTTCCTACTAGGAACCACTTTTTCCGCCTCGGGTTTCCTCGCGCGCTTTGTAGAGCGCGCTGCGGGAACAGCGTTGCGGCTTCGCCGCAACGGCATTCG
The Halapricum salinum genome window above contains:
- a CDS encoding 60S ribosomal export protein NMD3 codes for the protein MSRSGEFCPRCGDPIERESGVELPDSPGQRDPDSVLCDACYFDEFDLVDAPDRVHIRVCARCGAVHRGNRWVDVGAEDYTDIAVEAVSEALGVHVDAESVSWQVAPEQVDATTIRMHCQFSGVIRETPVTEEVVVPVKIAKETCKRCGKIAGGSFASIVQIRADERTPTSDELERAQAIAEAYVAEREETGDRDAFITEVGEVEEGLNMKISTNKLGQGIAQHVVRELGGSFSDSERLISEDSDGNELYRVTYAVRLPRYRSGEIIDPEDGDGPVLVKSVQGNLKGLRLASGEQYEASFEDEDAPDAERLGMVEDGVETTLVAVEDDHAVQVLDPETYETKSIPRPDYLDTEADQIPVLKSRAGLHVLPADDSTV
- a CDS encoding class I SAM-dependent methyltransferase yields the protein MNDDRLAIVVAKPRAQDVIDALQEEGVYDADRSVAEHGADAVAIPVTEAPETVAYREVVQQVGQPRLRTLEDHLRERGWTDEELDTAPGSWAVIGSVVLVDIGDAPRPEEVGAALLTMHGEADTVLARGPISGTHREPDVEVLAGEGDTQTVHREHGIAYGLDLAEVMFSPGNKAERKHMGDTVRKGERVLDMFAGIGYFTLPMAAAGAEAIAIERNPTAFQFLLENAMRNGVQDHVQAYRADNRDVLAEGLDSFGEASTVDRIVMGYYDATEPDDEGGYTYLDPAIDALAPGGIIHVHEATPETLVFERPIERIEAAATAQDRTVEVLDTRRVKGYSEGVAHVVVDARLE
- a CDS encoding helicase C-terminal domain-containing protein, which gives rise to MDPSRIEEAFPAPEYRGAQKQALSDIRAAFEAGNDVVLVRAPTGSGKSLLARAIAGCAREGSQASASQPIDAFYTTPQVSQLDDVASDSLLDDLSIIRGKNNYDCILPGETDTPVDQAPCVREREFDCQVKHRCPYFSDRAIAANRRIAAMTLAYFMQTAGSDVFGTRDVVVIDEAHGLGEWAEMYATIDLRPDTVPVWDARKPPNVEDLEDAAAYAQGLIQAADRRLSELRGNAEIDPEEAAERDRLQQLRSDLKWFREEYRDPEAATTWVVDQPDGEGSSVTIKPLDPERFLGHTVWDRGNKFALLSATILNKDAFCRNVGLDPERVALVDVPHTFPVENRPLYDVTQGKMTYEHREETLPKIARVLVRIMAHHPDEKGLVHCHSYAIKDELARLLSEFGVGSRIRSHEKEDRDGQLAAWQRSDDPDVFLSVKMEEALDLEGDLCRWQLLCKAPYPNTRDSRVARRLEDGQWGWYYRSALRTVIQACGRVVRAPDDYGATYLGDDSLLDLFERARTDMPEWFAEQVDRMTAPDLPQFDPGAATAGTSTRSRRSRGQSRTRSQSSSSGGSSRSGSRSKRSPMADVWDTE
- a CDS encoding type IV pilin gives rise to the protein MAERRVTRRTALKTGAGAGLLTALTGCLDSGSSSDNGDGPSGGGGGSVDVVPSNASAVVSLDTGALLDGELVRRSFDRALELVQQQRSAELPIESYEQALSMAESEIGLDPRGLQWAQFFSDPSGSTAGLLFEADWSEEEIVTAVESEGPTLTSRSESGHTIYADEEGSEGMVALADGRFLLAESATIDSVLAVLAGDAEPVSGALADAYADTAGMMRFAADVSDADLGGDEQLSAVDDATMVSGSLTASGDTRTFRMDVSMADSDSAARMAEQANAALTLAEGQLDQYPEVEQYIENPEQHLDAVGVTQSGSTVTVTYGGSVDLVAEGGMLILAAVVGSFVLGIGESTAPVAPQASFNWDYDGESVTITHQAGDVIDGPNLYVRGSTGNGTIDRSWAAYGVTEVSAGTSVTVEDVSDAYELMLVWVGDSDGNSAVLSENLGPDA
- a CDS encoding DUF7561 family protein, whose amino-acid sequence is MSTQRCDGCDERTRIAGGISDFWSQAGGSSGGVDLELADGSEHFLCFDCVERLPDDREATAADVEALTVE
- a CDS encoding DUF5786 family protein, encoding MSMGAFDEDEYERRERKNSEVDASFDDERTTYHGKVEYDSGESTEDLLDQFEEIKSS
- a CDS encoding M48 family metallopeptidase, whose product is MRHPGLKLRMAVVGSILFGFYALVAGLLYLTFGGTMTVLAAVLVGSVLLIGAQYKIGKWGALKSVGAQDMPEDDPRFREIHRTVEELSDEMGIDKPRLMIADMGVPNAFAVGRKGAGVVVVSSQLIQLLDKEELDGVIAHELAHIKNRDVVMMVIGQGIATIVGLVAQFAVMFAGDNDIADLFLGMIVGNIVQFLVMLFVLAISRYREYVADSDAAGAIGQGDPLARALEKISNTDHSRSKVSEEASALCIFGESKSFLSKIVSTHPPTEKRIEKLRSY